In a single window of the Rhizobiaceae bacterium genome:
- a CDS encoding OmpA family protein — protein MRETSGLVPALVIAASLAISGCMSGGEADQGERSFIERSWDSVTGLVGRDRAERNDALINAGVDAVGAAETNPYMDRQEQELKRQLSGKSVDIARAGDQLVIAIPSSDLFDANKDSLKRGSLDDLNIIAAVLKKNARTTVDVYGHTDNGGDEKKNLDLTQKRALAVARHLAAQGVDARRMSVTGFGSSRPAEANETEAGKAANRRIEIQVSPVKKR, from the coding sequence ATGCGCGAAACCAGCGGATTGGTGCCCGCATTGGTCATTGCGGCCAGTCTGGCGATATCCGGCTGCATGTCCGGCGGCGAAGCCGACCAGGGCGAGCGTTCCTTCATCGAACGAAGCTGGGATTCTGTGACGGGCCTTGTCGGACGCGACCGCGCCGAGCGCAACGATGCGCTGATCAACGCCGGTGTCGATGCCGTTGGCGCAGCCGAAACGAACCCCTACATGGACCGGCAGGAGCAGGAACTGAAACGGCAGCTTTCCGGCAAGTCCGTCGATATCGCGCGCGCGGGCGACCAACTGGTGATTGCCATTCCGAGTAGTGACCTCTTCGATGCCAACAAGGACAGCCTGAAGCGCGGTTCACTGGATGATCTCAACATCATCGCCGCGGTTCTCAAGAAGAACGCGCGCACCACGGTCGATGTCTATGGTCACACCGACAATGGCGGCGATGAGAAGAAGAACCTCGACCTGACCCAGAAGCGCGCATTGGCCGTTGCGCGCCATCTTGCGGCGCAGGGCGTGGATGCCCGCCGGATGTCGGTCACCGGGTTCGGAAGTTCGCGCCCCGCAGAAGCGAATGAAACCGAGGCGGGAAAAGCGGCGAACCGGCGTATCGAAATTCAGGTGTCGCCTGTGAAGAAGCGATAG
- a CDS encoding nitroreductase, with translation MNKTVVDFLLTRVSPPIHELHEPGPDDAAIETLIRIASRVPDHGRLAPWRFIVYRGEARHRVGEMLADLAEKREGPLAEGRRNQELTRFSRAPVVIGVVSAPKENPKIPQWEMFLSGGAAAMNLLLGATALGFGANWITNWYSAVPEGRAILGLAPDEQVVGFVHIGTHTGRQTDRPRPDPETIYSDYSGPWKE, from the coding sequence TTGAACAAGACTGTCGTCGATTTTCTTTTGACCCGGGTGTCACCGCCCATCCATGAATTGCACGAGCCGGGGCCGGATGACGCCGCAATCGAAACACTGATCCGCATCGCCTCGCGCGTGCCTGACCACGGGCGGCTGGCCCCGTGGCGGTTCATCGTCTATCGCGGAGAGGCGCGTCACCGCGTCGGGGAAATGCTGGCCGATCTTGCCGAAAAGCGCGAAGGGCCGCTGGCGGAGGGTCGTCGCAATCAGGAACTGACGCGGTTTTCGCGTGCGCCCGTGGTGATCGGCGTGGTGTCCGCGCCCAAGGAAAACCCGAAAATTCCGCAATGGGAAATGTTCCTCTCGGGGGGTGCTGCGGCAATGAACCTGTTGCTTGGCGCAACAGCGCTCGGCTTCGGCGCCAACTGGATCACCAACTGGTATTCCGCCGTGCCGGAAGGCCGCGCAATTCTGGGCCTCGCTCCCGACGAGCAGGTGGTCGGATTCGTTCACATCGGCACACATACCGGCCGGCAGACAGACCGCCCGCGGCCCGATCCGGAAACGATCTATTCCGACTATTCCGGTCCGTGGAAGGAATAG
- a CDS encoding CoA ester lyase, giving the protein MRSLLFVPADSERKLAKGFASEADVVIVDLEDSVALSNKEAARATAAAFIGAERHATRARIYVRVNDLATGMTDADLAAIVKAAPDGIMLPKSNSGRDVQQLSSMLRVHEAEAGLEDGGIRILPLITETPAGVFTGGTYAGCSPRLSGLTWGAEDLSAALGARTARDGSGRYTDAFRLARAVTLLASAAADVPAVDTVFPNFRDMAGFEAECREAERDGFTAKMAIHPDQIPVINAAFTPSPEAVEQARAIIDAFAAAGSPGVVAVDGKMYDRPHLRLAERLLARLNS; this is encoded by the coding sequence ATGCGCTCGCTTTTGTTCGTACCCGCCGATTCGGAACGGAAGCTGGCGAAGGGCTTCGCCTCCGAGGCCGATGTCGTCATTGTCGATCTGGAGGATTCCGTCGCGCTGTCCAACAAGGAAGCCGCGCGCGCGACAGCCGCCGCCTTCATCGGGGCCGAGCGACACGCGACCCGCGCGCGGATCTATGTGCGTGTGAATGACCTTGCGACCGGGATGACGGACGCCGATCTCGCCGCAATCGTGAAGGCCGCGCCGGATGGCATCATGCTGCCCAAGTCCAACAGCGGACGGGATGTGCAGCAACTCTCCTCCATGTTGCGCGTCCATGAGGCCGAGGCCGGGCTGGAAGACGGCGGCATCCGCATCCTCCCGCTCATCACCGAGACGCCGGCAGGAGTTTTCACTGGCGGCACCTATGCCGGATGCAGCCCGCGCCTGTCCGGATTGACGTGGGGCGCCGAGGACCTGTCCGCAGCACTCGGCGCGCGCACCGCACGCGACGGTTCGGGACGATACACAGACGCCTTCAGGCTGGCGCGCGCCGTGACCTTGCTGGCGTCGGCGGCTGCGGACGTGCCGGCCGTCGATACGGTTTTTCCGAACTTTCGCGACATGGCCGGCTTCGAGGCCGAATGCCGCGAAGCCGAGCGCGACGGCTTCACCGCCAAGATGGCCATTCACCCCGATCAGATCCCGGTCATCAATGCCGCGTTCACGCCCTCTCCGGAAGCGGTCGAGCAGGCCCGTGCCATCATCGATGCCTTTGCCGCAGCGGGCAGTCCGGGCGTCGTTGCCGTCGATGGCAAGATGTACGACCGCCCTCACCTGCGATTGGCGGAGCGGCTGCTCGCCCGGCTGAATAGCTGA